The nucleotide sequence TTAAGCGGGGCGATCCTCTCTACCGTTTTCGTATTTCTTCCTTCTTTTCTTTTGGTCTTTGGATTTTTTCCCCTTTGGGAGAAGATACGAAATTATTCCAAAATGAGAACAGTCATAGACGCCATCCAGTTTTCCGCTCTCGGAATTTTATTGTCCGCATTTTGCACTCCTGTCTTCACTTCTTCCGTATATTCCGCTTATGATCTTTTCGTATTCGTTGTTTTATTTGCCATGATGGTTTTTCTAAAAGTCCCGAACTGGTTGATATTGATCTTAGGAATAAGCGCCCCGTTTTTAAATCCGTTCTGATGGAAAACGATAATAGTCCTTAAAATTCTTTACACTAAGTTATTCTTCCGATAGACTGTGTTAGATGCAATTATTAGAACAACCAACTCAAGAGATCGAAAAAAGGGTCTACGCAGAGATCCATAGGGTAGAAGATCCCGAGATCGGTATCTCCGTCGCGGAGTTGGGTCTGATCTATAAGATCCAGGTAGAAGGTGATAAGGCAAAGATCGAAATGACTTATACTTCTATGGCTTGTCCTGCCGGCCCTCAAATGAAACAAGAGATCCAAGACAACGCGCTGAGAGTAGAAGGTATCAATTCTGTAGAAGTGGAAGTGGTTTGGACTCCAAAATGGGATCCGAGAGCAATGGCTTCGGAAGAAGCTAAAATGGATCTTGGGATCTTCGATTATTAAGAATCTATCTTAAAGTCCTATACAAAACAATTTCTTTTAGTGAGGTCTTTGCCTTCCCCTTCGCTTACACGTCCTGCGTAAACCTCCGGGCCGCTTCGCCATCCTGGCTTCGCTCTCAGGCAAAGACCTCACTAAAAGGAAATTTTAGAATATTTTGAGATAGGTTTTTAAGATAGGATCTATAGGTTTTTATGCAAGATCCTTCCATTTTCCATATAAAGAGCGGAAGTCCCGAAATACTCCAGATCTATTGGGTCGTGAGAGATAAGAAGAATGGGCATACTGATCTTCTTTCTTAAACTTTTTAATTCTTCTCTCATCTTTTGTCTTAGATCCGAGTGAAGCGCTGCAAACGGTTCATCCAAAAGTAAAATTTTAGGATCTCGAACAAGCGCCCTTGCAATCGAAACTCTTTGTTTTTGTCCGCCCGAGAGATGTTTCGGATAACTTTCAGAAGTCTCTTCTATCCCGAATAAATTCATAAGATAAGAAACCGTTTTTTTATCTTTTTCATTCAAAGTTCGAAAGAATTTATTCAATCCGAATTCTATGTTTTTTCGCACTGTGAGATGAGGGAATAGTCCGTAACTTTGGGGAACGTAACCTATATTTCTTTTTTGAGGCGGGATATACTTTTTGGAAGAAGAATCAAAATAAACACTATTTGCAAACGAGATCTTTCCCGAATCCGGTTTTAAAAGTCCGGCTAATGCCCGTAAGGTGAGACTTTTTCCCGCTCCGGAAGGACCGTATATTACCTGGAATTCTCCCGAAAATTCGAATTGTACATCCAACTCGAATTTTCGCTTTCCATCGGAAAGTTTTTTTCGGATATCTACGATAAGTGACATTAAGGAAGTATAAACTTATATTTTAGAAAAGTTTCTTTCGATTCGGGAGATTTTTTTAAGAACTCCAGAAAGGTTTTTGCCTCTTCCGGATTTTTGGTCCCGGTTACTACGATCCCCGGATATACGATCGGTTTGTGCCCGCTTAATGTCAGCGCGACCCTGACCTTAGATTCCGCAATTGCTGCATCCGTGAGGTAAACGAAACCGGCTTCGACTTCTTCTCTTCCGACATAATCCAATACCTGTCTTACATTTTCCGCTGGTATGAATTTTTCCTTTAAGGAAATATTCATATTGTTCTTAGTTAGGACTTCCTCTGTATATTTTCCCGCCGGAACAGAGCTTGGGTTTCCGATGGCGATTTTTTTGATCTCCGGTAGTTGTAGATCTTCCAACTTTTTGATCTTGAACCCGCCGTCTTTTGGTTGGATCAGGACTAACGTATTTTTTAGTAAAATCGTTTTGGTAGAAGATTCTAAAACTTCCGTATTGATCCCTCTATCTACGAAGTCTCGGTCCGCTGAAATGAATACATCCACAGGAGCTCCTTTTTCTATCTGTTGGTATAAACTTCCGGAAGATCCGAAATTAAATACCGCTTTGACTCCCGTTTTTTGTTTGAATGCGGGTCCGAGTTCTTTGAGCACATCGGTTAAACTGGATGCAGCCGAAACAGTGATCTCTTTTTCCTTTTCTTGAGGATAAGAAGTGGATTGGATAAATAAAAGTAGAGCAGGGAGTAATTTATGTAATTTTTTAAACATTTCGTTTAATAAATTCCTTACCAATGGGATTTTTTCAGTAAGATCCCGGAAACTGTCAATACCAATACACAAGTGATCGATGCTACGAATACTAAGATCAAAGAGAATTCGTCTTTTCCGGATTGAACGGAATCATAAATCGCAAGTGCTATTGTTTGTGTTCTTTCCGGAATATTTCCTGCGATCATGAGTGTTGCCCCGAATTCTCCCATTCCTCTTGCATAGGCCATCATGGAGCCTGCCAAAATCCCTCTCCAGGAAAGCGGAAGAATTACCATTAAGAAAGTTTCCCATTTGGATTTTCCTAAAGTGAGTGCGATCTCTTCATATTCGGGATCCAGATCTTCGAAAGAAGCTTTTACGGATCTATAAACTAAAGGAAAGGATACGATTGTGGATGCCAGAACTGCTCCATGTAAATTAAATAATATAGAATATTGGAATTGTTCCAGAAGAAAATGACCTATTATCCCTTTTTTACCGAATAAGATCAATAGGTAATATCCAAGCACCGTAGGCGGCAGCACCATCGGCAGGGTCAAAACTGCATCGGCGAATGTTCTTCCGAAAAATCGGAGCTTGGACATCCAATAGGCAAAAAATATCCCGAGTAAGGCGGCGAAAAATGTTGAAAAAAGGGTTACCTTAAGTGTCAGAAGCAGAGGATATCTGATGGAGTCCCAATTAAAAGTATCCATCAGGCTGATTTAAAGTTTAGAATTCCATAATGTTAGGGAAGAGCCGGTAGTTAATGCCCAAAAAAAACAGAATGCATAGAAGTTGAAATTATAATAATAATCCTGATCTCTTATAAAACTTACGAAAAATACGTCCGGTAATAAGATCCCAAGCAGCAGTAATATCCCGGAAAATCCTTGGAGGATCACGATTGTTTTACCTACCCATTCACTTCTCCAAAAGCCGCCGAAAAAGAATGTCAAGAAGCATGGGATGATAAAAAATATATTGGAAGCGGTTCGCACATTAACTTCTTCTATACCACTTCTGCTAGGTTCTATTCCGAAAAAACTGCCTAGTTTGGAAAGTAGATCTTGTTGGGACTCTACCCCTAAGTTGATGGAGTAATTGATCCAGCTTCCTAAACTAAAGAATAATTGCAGTAATGCCAAAACGAATATCAACTTTTCCTTTCCGGTTTTTTCGGAATAGAATTCTATAAATCTTCCTAAAAGTTGGGAAAGAAATCTTTTCCATCCGTTCAACACGACGGGTGTGGCGGGAAAAGCGAGACTTAGATCTCTGAGAAGATTTTTGATCATCCTAAAGAAACCGTCATTTCGACTTCTACGGGAGCTCCTAACGGAAGAGCGGAATTTCCGACTGCAAAGCGCGCATGACGTCCTGCTTCTCCAAAAATACTTAAGAGCAGATTGGATGCATGATTTGCAACTAGATGTTGTTCCGTAAAATCGGGACTGGAAGCAACGAATACCCCGATCTTTACGATACTCTTGATCTTATCCGGATCTCCGATCACTCCAGCAATGGCAGCTAGTCCGTTTAATGCAGCTTGTTCGGTAGCTGCTTTCACATCTTCTACGGAAAGACCGGCCCCGAGTGTTCCGGTAAGCATGAGTTTGCCGTCTTTTAGAGGCAATTGGCCGGAAGTGAATACCAGATTTCCTGTTTGTATGGCAGGTATATAGGCGGCAATCGCCTTAGGTGCAGGTGGGAATTCCAGCCCTAGGGATTTGATTTTTTCGAGTATGCTCATTCTCTTCTATTCCTGGATGGTTTCTCGTTTTTTCAAGCACGTATTTCGTTCCGGGCCGGGGGATTTTCCTTTACGTGAGGGAGACTTTATGACAAGCTTCATGTAGGCAAGCATGTCCTCAATACTCGAATTGGAACCTCACCCAGAATATCCGGAAGCCTATATGGTATGCCGTCGCACGGGGGTCCATTTCTATAAATTGGCAAAGGAAAGGGATTACGAAGATTCCTACTTTCAGGAAGAATACAAGAATCAGTACAAAAAGACCTATTACGAGGACGAACCTCAGCTTAGAAATTTAGCAAAGGTGCGTCTAGAAATGATGAGCGCATTCCAAGACCCGAAAGGAAAAACTCTTTTCGAAATCGGATCTGCTGCCGGTTTCTTTTTATCCGAAGCGGAGAAGAAAGGATATAAGGTTTCAGGCATGGAACTTTCGGAAAGTGAAGCGAAATACTCCAAATACAAATTAGGTTTGGATGTGATCTGCGGCTCGTTCCTGGACGATTCAATTTTTCCAGAAAAGACATTCGATGCAGTCTGTGCGTTTTTTGTAATAGAACATTTCCCGAATGCGGAGCTTGTTTTCGAGAGGATCAATAAATTGTTAAAGCCAGGTGGCCTCTTATTTTTAGGTCTTCCTTCTTTGAACGGACCTTCTTTTCAAACCAATCCGGAAGAATGGTTTCGCACTCATCCGTCGGACCATTTTTGGGATTACTCACCCGATTCTCTGAAAAAAATGTTGAAAATGTACGGTCTCGTCACGGTATATAGGAAACCTATGTCATACCACCCTACTAGAGATAAGGGATGGAAAGGCAAATACCTGACGCATCGGCTCTTTGTTCGTTACGCAAACCTCTCCTGCTACGCCGACACATTCCACTCAATCGCGATTAAAAAAATATGAAATTCGAAGAATTAAATCTTGAGCCTAACCTGCAAAAAGCAATCCAAGAAGCAGGTTTTACCGAGCTCACTCCAATACAAGAAAAAGCAATCCCTCCAGGAATGGAAGGCAGGGACGTAACCGGTTTAGCCCAAACAGGCACCGGAAAGACGGTAGCATTCTTGGTTCCTACCATTCACTCCATTTTGACAAGAGGAATACAAGGGATCAGCACCTTGATCCTTGCTCCAACTAGAGAGTTAGTGATCCAAATTTCGGAAGAAGCCGAAAAGTTACTGAAATATACGGACTACCGAGTGGTCCCTATTATCGGTGGGACCGATTATAAAGCCCAGAACAGGGATCTGAACGGACTCAACGGTTTGATCGTTGCGACTCCCGGAAGATTGATCGATCTAGCGAGAAGTGGAAGCGCAGACCTCGAAAAAGTCGAGTTTTTCGTTTTAGATGAAGCGGATCGTATGTTGGATATGGGTTTCATTTACGATATACGTTGGCTTCTTCATAAATGTAAGAATAGAAAACAAACCTTACTATTCTCGGCTACACTTTCCGTCGAAGTTATGCGCCTCGCATATCGTTTTATGAACGAGCCTGTGGAGATCCAGATCAATCCCGATAAATTGATCACCGAAAGGATCGATCAGAAACTGGTTCACTTGGGAAGAGAGGAGAAGTTGCCTTATATGGTAAACTCCATTCTTGCCGAAGAATTGGAAGGGCAAGGAATTATATTCACAAATTTTAAAGTGAATATTCCTAAAATAGTACATTCTCTCAGAAAATTCGGGATACCTATCACTGGGATATCTTCCGACTTGGATCAGAAAAAAAGACTGAGGCTGATGAGGGATTTTAAATCCGGAAAGTTCAAGTTTATGGTGGCAACGGACGTTGCAAGCCGCGGTATCGATGTGGAAAATATCGAAGTTGTTTTCAATTTTGATCTCCCTCAAGATACGGAGAATTACGTTCATAGGATCGGAAGAACCGCTAGAGCGGGGAGAATGGGTAAGTCTATCAGCTTCTGCTCCGAATCCGATTACGTAGAATTGGAGAAGATAGAAAAATATCTGAAACAAAAAATAGAAGTTCTACCGGTCCATGAAGAAGCGCTCACGTTCCCCGTGGGAGAATTCCAAGTATTTGTCGGAGGAGACGCCTTTGATAATGCTCCTGTCGAAAGAAACGGGAATCGAAACCATGGTAAAGATAGAGGCCCTAAAAAACAAAGAGGGGAATTTCAACGCAACGGGAACCAAAGAGGGGAGAAGACCTGGAACCAAGACTCTGGAAATCGCAAAAAGGATTTCAACAGAGACTCCAAACCGGGCAGACAAGGCGGCGGACATAAAAAAAGACCGGAAGCTGCGATCCAAGAGGCTCAGGAATTCTTACAAAAAGCGGACAGTGTATTCGGAGCTAACGGCGATCGTAAGGACAAAAACCGGAAAAATCCTAAAAAAGGAAAACAACGTCCCGAATTCCAAAAACAACATTCTCCGAATCATACAAGTAACGAGAATAAAAAACAAAAATCGAATTACGATAAGAGCAAACGTAACCTATTCGATATAAACGATTCTAAAAAATCCTCAAATAAGAAGAAGGGATCAATTTGGACAAGGATCAAATCCTTCTTTGGGGGTTAGGATTCTTTTTATTTTTTAGCGCACCCGTTTTTGCCGAGTCCAGGATACAGACAATCGGCAAGAACGGATACGTTCCCTTCGAAGAGATCCGTAAAAAGATCCCTGGACTACAATCCAAATTCGAATCGGCTACGTTAGTAGGTTCAATTTCACATGCTTCAGGCGAAATCCGTTTTCGGATAGGAGCCTCCTTCTATGCGATCAATGGTAGTTTAGAAAAAACGAATTTACCCGTAGTTTATAGAGAGAAGGATTTTTTGCTTCCTCCCGATATTGTGGAAGCGATTTTTGTGCGATTATTGCCCGGGGATGTGAGTTACGAATTTAAAGAAGGCGAACTTGTTTTCGATCTATTGCCCAAAGCGGAAAGATTAAAACTTTCCGCGATCATAGTGGATGCGGGTCATGGGGGAAAAGACCCGGGAACTTCTTCCGATAAAGGGACCCAGGAGAAGTTCGTCTCTTTACAAGTGGCCCGGTTTCTGAAAAAATTCCTCAACAAGGTTTATCCGGAAGTTCGAGTGATCTTAACCAGGTCTAACGATTCTTTTATCGAATTAGAGAGAAGGTCGGAGATCGCAAATCGAGAGATCCAAAAGGGCGGATCGGTTTTATTCGTAAGTTTGCATTGTAATGCTTCTATTTCTTCGGATGTGAACGGATTCGAAGTCTATTATTTGTCCCAAACCCCCAGCACGGAAACCGCAAGAGAAGTTTCCTTATTCGAAAACGGGATTTCCGGCAAAAAGGGTGGGGCCGCCTACGGGAAGATCCAGGCCGGAATGATGTCGTCTATGATCCAAAGAAGAAGCCGCCTTCTTGCCAGAAGTGTCGAATCCGAGATGAAAAAAAACCTTGGTCCAAAGATATTGTCTAGAGGAGTGAAGAAAGCGGACTTTTCCGTACTCAGGGGAAGTTTGATGCCTGCCATCCTAGTCGAAATGGGTTACCTCACCCATAACAAAGAGTCCGAGGTATTGGCCGATAAATCCTACCAAGTGAAATTGGCCAAAAGTATATTAGAAGGTGTGAGAGCGTATGAACTGGCAAAAGATTAGGGAAATTTGGGATCGCTTTCTTACTCATTTGGAGACCTTCTATGTTTGGGTTTTCGAGTTAGCTACCAGAGCCGCCGATTCTAAAGAATCCAAAAGGATCTTATTCTTAACTTATTCTTGGATCATCGTATTATTATTCCTTACCGGTTTCATTCTCGCCGGAAAAAACCCGTTAAAATTGCTCGTTCCATTTACCTTATACGATCTACCTAATCTAGATCATAGAAAGGAAATCGTAATATACGGTTCGGATGGAGAAGGCGAGGTTTTTCCCGTAAAAAGAAAAGTTCTCTTAACAGGTGAGGATTTCCGGCACGATGTTATAACCTTAGTAGGAGAGGCTGGGGAATCCAGTTATTTCGACCCTACCGTTCCGAATGCTTCCGCACAATTTAGGAATTTGAAAAAACTTCCGAACCTACAGGACTCCGTGATCTCTATCTGGAAAAGAGGAGATGTATTGATCTTGGATCTGAGAAAGTCCACATTGGAAAATCTACTTTCCGATATGAAATTCCGTATCGATTATACGTATGCAAGTCAAATGACGGAAGAACAAAAGTCCGCGGAGATAGAGCGTAAAAAATTAGTCTTATTGTCTTCCGCGTTCTTGGCTGTGGAAAAGACCTTATTCGAAAATTATCCCGATCTACATCGGATCGAATACAGGTTAGGTGGAGAAGCGGGAGATCTGCCCGGTTTAAGCTATTTACTTTCCACTTCGCATACAAGACAGTAAGATTTTCCCCTATATTCGGGGTTTTCCCGCGGAAATTAACTGGATCAAAGGGTTGTTTTGACCCTTTTCGAAGCCGATAGTATTAAAGACATGTCCGGGTCCAAACGAACAATCTTAATCGTTTTTATACTTATGATCGTATGCGGTGCTATATTGTCAGCAGCTCCGGATCTCCAAAATTCTCCGGATGTAATGAATATCAATGATTTCCGCACGGATCGTGTCGCATTCCATTATATCCAATTAGTGGACAAGGAAGGAAAGGCCCTTCCGGAAAGAAACCTGAATCGAGATACTTCTGAATCCACATTACTCATTATTGATAGAGGACAACTTACACTTTTGAAGGATGGATTCGACGATCCAGTCCAGATAAAGGAGAAGGAAAAGGATTATTTAAATAAAATTTATAAATTCACCAGATTAAAAGATTTGGAACAGGAATATTATAAACTACCGGAATCGGAAAGAACCAAACCTTCTTCTAAAACGGAACCAAACCAGGCTGAAACAAACAAGCCGAACGTGAGTGCAGCTACATCTTCCGAGCCGGAAGAGAAGAATAAGGAATTCGATCTTCTATTAAAATATGATGATGAACTCCTAAAGTCTTACGCGGCGGAGAAGGCCGCCTATGCCGAATACGTAAGGACCGAACGTATTTACGGAAAAGATTCCCCCAAAACAAGTTCGCTTAGAGCAAGATTCGAAGAAGTTCGATCCAAAACCCAAGAAAGGAAAAAATTCCTATTAGGTTTTTTGCATAATACTTCCGCGGATTCGAATCCTTATCCGGGGGATCGAAAAGAACAAGTCTTCTATACGAATCATTCCAACGGAGTACCGGATTTTTATCTACATTCTACCACTCCAAGAGAAGTGGACGGTCTTATGAAAGGAGAGGAAGAGGTCGGAAAAAAATACGGACAACTTTTCAAAACCGCAGTGGACCGATTGATCGATTCTCAAATTGATAAACTATATTATTATATTTGGAACCGGGATATGACGAATACCCGGATTAAGGTAGACCGTTTTTTAAAAGGAAAGAAAGTCACAGTAGTTACCGGAGATTCTACGGTTTATACTATGATAGATAAGGAAGGGGACGGGATCACCGAATCTTTCTTTGTAGATTCGCCCGGCCTAAAATTCTCCTGGGGGAAGGAAGTCCCCAATATCATTTCTATCTCAAATTGTACGGATCAGGCGATCTTAGCTAAGATCAAAGCTTTGGGAGACGATGTTTCCTCCGGAAGGATCCCTAAAAAAGTGGATAAGTTGGATCTTACCATTCCGGAAGAACAGATCCTTTTAGAATTAAAACCGTTATTAAAGAACTTATAGTCGTCCGGCTATAAATGCAATGTCATTGCGACAAGTATGATGTTCCGGGCTTCAAGAGCCGCTAGGCTCTTATCGTCCTTTAAAAACCGGCTTTCTCTTTTCTTCAATCGAACGAATGGTTTCTCGAAAGTCTTGAGAAAGAAAGTTCAGAGCCTGCGACTCCGCTTCTTTTCGTAGAGCTGCATTCAGTTTTTCACGATCGTAAATATTCTTCTTTAATTCGCTAAGCGCCATAGGAGCGCTCTCGCTCAGCGAGATTGCGATCTCGGTAGCTCTTTGTAAAACTTCCGCTTTTGGAACGGAATCATAACAAATTCCTAATGAATGAGCTTCTTTGCCGCTTACTGTTTCCGCTAAGAATAAAAGCCTATTTGCGATTTCCATTCCGAATAATTCTTTCGTCAGATAGCTGGATCCCATTCCCGGATGAATTCCCAATTTTACGAAATTGAATTGGTATTTTCCTTCATTCGCAAAAACCCGTAGATCGCAAGCCAGAGTGATGGAAAGTCCCGCGCCGATCGCATGACCATTAGCGGCACAGATCACCGGAACGTTCAGATCCCTAACGCTTAGGAATAGATTATAAAATTCGAACATTTCTTTTTTGTTCGTTTCGAAGGACTTTTCGGCAAAAGATTTTAATAATTCGAAATTACCA is from Leptospira sp. WS58.C1 and encodes:
- a CDS encoding metal-sulfur cluster assembly factor; translation: MQLLEQPTQEIEKRVYAEIHRVEDPEIGISVAELGLIYKIQVEGDKAKIEMTYTSMACPAGPQMKQEIQDNALRVEGINSVEVEVVWTPKWDPRAMASEEAKMDLGIFDY
- a CDS encoding ATP-binding cassette domain-containing protein: MSLIVDIRKKLSDGKRKFELDVQFEFSGEFQVIYGPSGAGKSLTLRALAGLLKPDSGKISFANSVYFDSSSKKYIPPQKRNIGYVPQSYGLFPHLTVRKNIEFGLNKFFRTLNEKDKKTVSYLMNLFGIEETSESYPKHLSGGQKQRVSIARALVRDPKILLLDEPFAALHSDLRQKMREELKSLRKKISMPILLISHDPIDLEYFGTSALYMENGRILHKNL
- the modA gene encoding molybdate ABC transporter substrate-binding protein; the encoded protein is MFKKLHKLLPALLLFIQSTSYPQEKEKEITVSAASSLTDVLKELGPAFKQKTGVKAVFNFGSSGSLYQQIEKGAPVDVFISADRDFVDRGINTEVLESSTKTILLKNTLVLIQPKDGGFKIKKLEDLQLPEIKKIAIGNPSSVPAGKYTEEVLTKNNMNISLKEKFIPAENVRQVLDYVGREEVEAGFVYLTDAAIAESKVRVALTLSGHKPIVYPGIVVTGTKNPEEAKTFLEFLKKSPESKETFLKYKFILP
- the modB gene encoding molybdate ABC transporter permease subunit, which gives rise to MDTFNWDSIRYPLLLTLKVTLFSTFFAALLGIFFAYWMSKLRFFGRTFADAVLTLPMVLPPTVLGYYLLILFGKKGIIGHFLLEQFQYSILFNLHGAVLASTIVSFPLVYRSVKASFEDLDPEYEEIALTLGKSKWETFLMVILPLSWRGILAGSMMAYARGMGEFGATLMIAGNIPERTQTIALAIYDSVQSGKDEFSLILVFVASITCVLVLTVSGILLKKSHW
- a CDS encoding RidA family protein; protein product: MSILEKIKSLGLEFPPAPKAIAAYIPAIQTGNLVFTSGQLPLKDGKLMLTGTLGAGLSVEDVKAATEQAALNGLAAIAGVIGDPDKIKSIVKIGVFVASSPDFTEQHLVANHASNLLLSIFGEAGRHARFAVGNSALPLGAPVEVEMTVSLG
- a CDS encoding class I SAM-dependent methyltransferase; this translates as MSSILELEPHPEYPEAYMVCRRTGVHFYKLAKERDYEDSYFQEEYKNQYKKTYYEDEPQLRNLAKVRLEMMSAFQDPKGKTLFEIGSAAGFFLSEAEKKGYKVSGMELSESEAKYSKYKLGLDVICGSFLDDSIFPEKTFDAVCAFFVIEHFPNAELVFERINKLLKPGGLLFLGLPSLNGPSFQTNPEEWFRTHPSDHFWDYSPDSLKKMLKMYGLVTVYRKPMSYHPTRDKGWKGKYLTHRLFVRYANLSCYADTFHSIAIKKI
- a CDS encoding DEAD/DEAH box helicase: MKFEELNLEPNLQKAIQEAGFTELTPIQEKAIPPGMEGRDVTGLAQTGTGKTVAFLVPTIHSILTRGIQGISTLILAPTRELVIQISEEAEKLLKYTDYRVVPIIGGTDYKAQNRDLNGLNGLIVATPGRLIDLARSGSADLEKVEFFVLDEADRMLDMGFIYDIRWLLHKCKNRKQTLLFSATLSVEVMRLAYRFMNEPVEIQINPDKLITERIDQKLVHLGREEKLPYMVNSILAEELEGQGIIFTNFKVNIPKIVHSLRKFGIPITGISSDLDQKKRLRLMRDFKSGKFKFMVATDVASRGIDVENIEVVFNFDLPQDTENYVHRIGRTARAGRMGKSISFCSESDYVELEKIEKYLKQKIEVLPVHEEALTFPVGEFQVFVGGDAFDNAPVERNGNRNHGKDRGPKKQRGEFQRNGNQRGEKTWNQDSGNRKKDFNRDSKPGRQGGGHKKRPEAAIQEAQEFLQKADSVFGANGDRKDKNRKNPKKGKQRPEFQKQHSPNHTSNENKKQKSNYDKSKRNLFDINDSKKSSNKKKGSIWTRIKSFFGG
- a CDS encoding N-acetylmuramoyl-L-alanine amidase family protein; translated protein: MDKDQILLWGLGFFLFFSAPVFAESRIQTIGKNGYVPFEEIRKKIPGLQSKFESATLVGSISHASGEIRFRIGASFYAINGSLEKTNLPVVYREKDFLLPPDIVEAIFVRLLPGDVSYEFKEGELVFDLLPKAERLKLSAIIVDAGHGGKDPGTSSDKGTQEKFVSLQVARFLKKFLNKVYPEVRVILTRSNDSFIELERRSEIANREIQKGGSVLFVSLHCNASISSDVNGFEVYYLSQTPSTETAREVSLFENGISGKKGGAAYGKIQAGMMSSMIQRRSRLLARSVESEMKKNLGPKILSRGVKKADFSVLRGSLMPAILVEMGYLTHNKESEVLADKSYQVKLAKSILEGVRAYELAKD
- a CDS encoding LIC_10740 family protein, which produces MNWQKIREIWDRFLTHLETFYVWVFELATRAADSKESKRILFLTYSWIIVLLFLTGFILAGKNPLKLLVPFTLYDLPNLDHRKEIVIYGSDGEGEVFPVKRKVLLTGEDFRHDVITLVGEAGESSYFDPTVPNASAQFRNLKKLPNLQDSVISIWKRGDVLILDLRKSTLENLLSDMKFRIDYTYASQMTEEQKSAEIERKKLVLLSSAFLAVEKTLFENYPDLHRIEYRLGGEAGDLPGLSYLLSTSHTRQ
- a CDS encoding enoyl-CoA hydratase/isomerase family protein, coding for MALVDSETVELSSESRIEILYLNNPETKNSMTVSMGLEFQAHIEKLKKNPPRAVVITGKNDIFSAGGNFELLKSFAEKSFETNKKEMFEFYNLFLSVRDLNVPVICAANGHAIGAGLSITLACDLRVFANEGKYQFNFVKLGIHPGMGSSYLTKELFGMEIANRLLFLAETVSGKEAHSLGICYDSVPKAEVLQRATEIAISLSESAPMALSELKKNIYDREKLNAALRKEAESQALNFLSQDFRETIRSIEEKRKPVFKGR